Below is a genomic region from Pseudovibrio brasiliensis.
CAGTCCTCTAATAACTTTGCTGTTTAGCAGCTTTGGGGATCTGAAATTGATCGGACGCTTGAGGTTTCCAATTCCCTCTCATCTTTGGTGAATGGTAGTTGCTGTCAATCGAAACTGAAGATGACTAATAATGACATTCACAATCTAGCTGAGTTTAGCAAATCTGAGGTTGATGTCTTGTCCCAAACGGGGTTGCTCTATAACTTTACGAATGTCCGCAAATGGGCACTTGACGCTAGACTCCTTAGTTTTATGGAGAAACAGCAATGTACGATAGAGCTGATAGACTATAGGCCATGCCACAGAGGCAATTGGGGCCACTAGGGCCCCAATGCGTCAGAACCAGGTTTCAAACTGAAGGCCGTAGGTTGTTCCAGATTTCTTGTCCTCGAAGATCTCTGTGTTTCCTACCGCGCCAGCTTTGCTCCATGCGCCATATGTTACAAACGCGCGTAGCTGTGGTCTCGCCCAGAAACCAGATTCACCAAAGGTGTATGCCGCCGCGAAGGTGGTTTTGCCGAGAGTCCGGCTTTCATCTTCGGTTTGAACGTGATCCAATCCCAATTCAAGTTGAAGGTTGAAGTCTTCATTGACGTTGTATTGCGGGCGAATGCCGATTGAAGACCAGTTTGTATTGTCTCCATTGTTGCGATCAAGCTGGTGCCAGGCGGTGTAGAAGAGCTCAACTTCGTCGGTAATGGATGCGAGACCATGAATCTGGGCACGTGTAATTGAGCGATCTTCCGCGTCACTCCAGCCATCTGCAGAAAAGCCGGAGGCAGCGTTGAAGCCATGCATCAGGCTGGCCTTCATGTAACCGCCGAAAATGTTGTTCTTTTGCAAATGTAGACGAAGCGCTGCGCCGTCATCGCCAGTAGCGTCGCCAGTGGTCATGGAGTAAGCTGCACCGATTTCACCTACCAGATCTTCTCCAAGATGAATGCCTTCAAATCGAGCGTCCAGAGTATGGGTATTGCGATCTCCGTTTGTAAAAGCAGCAACGGAAAGTTTGCCGGAGCCGAGATCTACATCTTCCAGACCACCGCCAAAGCCATCCCAGTTAGAGTAGTTTTCATAGTAGTTGTCGGTGATGTGGATGTCTTTCCGCTTATAGAAGCGGCGACCAACCCACACTGTACTTTCACTGAGAGCGCCTTCACCAAGGCCTTTGTACCCCAACCAGAACTCACGAGTTGCAACATTGGCGTCGAACTCGCCATCAACGATCAAGTCGTTGTTGTCACCAGCGACATGCGCGCGGACACCGCCAACCAAGGCACTTCCATTTTCGAAGGTATATTTGCTACCTACGCCATACTCGCCGTAAAAATCAGACTCGTTCCCAAGACGGTACTTGTTCCAAGCCCCGTTCAGTTGCATTGCAGTGAACTTGTCACCTTCAGTTTGACCAACTCCGATACGCAAATAGCCGGTTTGATTGTATTCAAATTCCGCATGCGCAGCGGTGGCTGCAAGAACTGAGAGCGCAGCTACAGTCCCCAACAGAGCATTTTTCATTACTTCCTCCAGTTATTCCAGCGTTGTTTAAAACGCTTTTTTGTGATGCAGACGCACCTCTCCCGTCCCGCGCACCGCGCAGGTTGGTAACTCCTTGTTTTATTGTTTTAAATTAGCTGATTGCTGTCCCGTTGACTGAAGAGAAGAACCTGAGCTGATTGAGGTCGATGCTCAGTCCGATTTCATCCTGCGCGATCGTTGCCCAGGGCAATCGAGCTGTGACAACTTCATTTGCCATATCGAAGGTCAAGAAAAGATCTGCACCAGTATGCTCAACAATACGGGGCTTCACAGTTAGCTGTTGGCCAAGTGAGAAAACTTCTGGTCGTATCCCAATTTTTGCCCTCCCATTTTTCTGGGCTTCTAATGGTACTTGTATGCCCTCAATAACTTGATCATCTGGAAATTGAATGGAGTTGCCATCAACCTTAACATCGATCAGGTTCATTGGTGGCGCACCCATGAAGTCCGCAACAAACGTGTTGGCTGGATGGCGATAGATCTCATCAGGTGTCCCAACCTGTTGAATTACCCCATCCTTCATCACGACGATGTTGGTTGCCATTGTCATGGCCTCTATTTGATCGTGAGTGACGTAAACAATTGTCGTGCCAGTCTTTGCATGCATTTGTTTGATTTCTGCACGCATCTCCATCCTTAGTTTTGCATCTAAGTTGGACAGCGGTTCATCAAACAAAAAGAGTGCTGGCTCCCGAACCAAAGCACGTCCCATTGCAACGCGCTGACGTTGTCCGCCGGAAAGCTGTCCTGGGCGACGGTCTAGAAGGTGTTCTATTTGAAGCAAAGTAGCGACGCGCAGGACCTGAGTATTAATTTCTTCTTTTGGAACTGATCGGATCTTCATCCCGAACTCGATGTTCTCTCGAATACTCATGGTTGGGTAAAGCGCGTAGCTTTGAAAGACCATAGCGATATCGCGCTCTCTCGGAGACAATGCAACGACATCTCGGCCGGAAATTTCTAAGATGCCGGAGGAAATCTCTTCCAGACCTGCAATACAGTTTAACAGGGTGGATTTTCCGCAGCCTGACGGTCCGACAAGGACCAGAAAATCCCCCTTATTGATAGAGACGCTTACATCTTTGAGTACATGGGTTTCACCAAAGGACTTATTCAAGTTTTTGATGTTTAGTGCTTTGGTTGCCATGGTATCCTCTCAGACTCTTGCAACATCTTGGTTGAATCCCGAACGATCAGTTCCGCTCTTTGTCTAATTTGAAGGTCTTTGATTGGCGTCCCATCCAAAAGATCGCAGAGAATGCGTGCGAGTGGACCGCATGCATCACGAAATGGGGCGCGGGTTACCGACAATGTTGGGTTGAAGTTGATTGAGCGAAACTGTGGGATGGCATCATCGTGAGCAAGAACAGAGACATCCTGCGGGATAGACAAGCCTATGTCTTTTGCCGCTCGATACACTCCAACCGCAATCGGTGTTGTTGCACACAAAATAGCGGTTGGGCGTGGGTCACTTCGCTCAGTCAGCAAGGCCAGACTTGCGGCATAGCCATAATTTTCATCGCCGCTACCGTATTGTAAGGCAAACTCCGGTGGCGTTATGCCCCGTTGTTTCATTACTTCTAGGTAGCCTTCTGCACGTGCTTTTGCATAAGCATGGTTTTGTGGCCCATTCAGAAATGCTATCCGCCGATGCCCCAAATCCGCTAAGAGATTAGTTCCATCAATGGCAACAGATTTGTTGTCGATGTCAAAGAAGGCGTAGGATGCATCAGAAGTTGCCCCGTGGACGACAAATGGGATTTTTTGCTCTTCCAAAAATGCGATGCGCGGGTCGTTCTCTTCTGGAGCATTCAGGATAAACCCATCGAGTGTGTTCTTTGAAACGAACCTGCGGTAAGGCGCTACAGGGTCAGTCGCCGTTGCTGCATGAAAAACAAGATCGACATCACGATCGGCCAGATGATCGGATAGTCCTGCCATGATTTCATAAAATCCAGCCGCTGATGTTTGTGCAGGTCCAAGAGATAATATCATCCCAACCATACCAGAACGCCCTGAGACTAGTTTTTGAGCAATCTGGTTTGGCTTGTAGCCAAGAGTAGCTGCGGTTTCCTGAACCAGCTTTCGCGTTTCGGCGCGCACCTCTGGGAAGCCGTTCAAAGCGCGAGAGACGGTCGCTGGAGATATTCCCAGTTCCTTTGCGATGTCTTTGATCGTTGCCATGTCTCGAATCCTTTTCAAAACGTTTTAAACTGAATCTTGCATTTGTAAAATAGAAAATGAGGAGAGAACAAAATGCCTCAGCTTATATGCAGGCAAACTACCTACCTTCTTGACTCAAAACGTTTGCATAGTATTTAAATATGCTAGGTTTTGATGCTGTGAACAGCTAACACGCATGCAACGCGGAGTAGTCATGAACGAGAATTGGTGGCGGAATGCCATTATCTATCAAGTGTATCCACGCTCTTTTCAGGATACAAATGGGGATGGCATTGGCGATCTGAAGGGGATTACTTCTCGGTTAGATCACATCGCATCGCTTGGTGTTGATGCTGTCTGGCTTAGCCCAATCTTCACTTCTCCTATGGCCGATATGGGGTATGACGTCAGCGACTATTACGACATCGATCCGCTGTTTGGAACACTGCAAGACTTTGATGACTTTGTGACCCGCAGTCATGAACTGGGACTGAAAGTTATCATTGATCAGGTTCTATCTCATAGTTCCAGTAAACACTCATGGTTTGAAGAAAGCAGAGCTAGCCGAGCGAGCTCCAAAGCCGACTGGTATGTCTGGGCAGATGCTCAACCAGATGGAATGCCGCCAAACAATTGGTTGTCTGTGTTTGGAGGGTCTGCATGGGAATGGGAACCACGCAGAAAGCAATACTACCTGCATAACTTTCTTGCAGATCAACCAGACCTGAATCTGCATAACGAAGAGGTGCAGGAAGCATTGCTCCGCGTTCTGAGATTTTGGTTAGAGCGCGGCGTTGATGGGTTCCGACTTGATACAGTCAATTACTATTACCACGATCAGCAACTGCGGAGTAATCCTGCGAGCATACGTGCAGACCGTGAGGCCCTGCCTGATGTTTATGGTCGACAGGAGCACATTTTCTCAAAGAACCGGCCTGAGAATATCGACTTTCTGAAGAAGCTTCGCACTCTCACTGATGAGTTTGAAGGACGCATGATGGTCGGGGAAATCGGTGACGGTGGTGATGCGGCAACTAAGTTGATGGCTGAATACACCAAGGGTTCAGATCGTTTGCACCTTTGTTACTCTTTTGAGTTGCTATCACCCAACTATACTGCCTCACACTTCAGAAATGCGCTCGAGTCTTATCGGTTGGCTGCTCCGGATGGAACAGCATGCTGGAGCTTTTCTAACCACGACGTTCCACGCCACGTCACTCGCTGGGAAGAGAATGCTGGTTCAAGTAAAGAGTTGGCTAAGCAGACAGTTGCAATGCTTATGTCCTTTGAAGGCTCTATTGGCATTTATCAGGGCGAAGAACTCGGGCAGCAGGATACTGAACTTAACTACGATGAGCTGACAGATGCACAGGCCATACGCTTTTGGCCAGCAGTTAAGGGTCGTGACGGTTGCCGTACACCGATGGTCTGGGAGGCCACTAAGCAACATGGTGGGTTCTCCTCCGCGAAACCTTGGCTGCCCGTGAAGGATCCTCAGCTTGTAAGAGCTGTTGATGCTGCAGAGGCTTCCAATGACAGCGTCTTGCATTCCTATCGTAGCACTATTGAGTTTAGAAAAAACAATGACGCGCTTTTGACAGGTTCTACCGCGTTCCTTGATCTGCCGGAACCAATTCTGGCCTTTCACAGAATGACCAAAGATCAAAAGCTGACTTGCGTCTTCAATCTGTCCGAGACCGCAAGAGAATTGAGAGTAGAGGGCGCAGTGAGCTTATCCGGGCCATCCAGCGCAACCCTGCACAATCAAATACTGACCCTTAATCCAAACGGATTTGCTTACCTGATTTCTAATCAGTTGGAAGGACTCGAGCTGATTTCATAGGGCATTACAACGCGTTTCTAATTGGGAGGACGCTATGAAAATACTAAGAACCACACTTGTTGCAGCTATGCTTGCCACAACATCTTCAGTTGCCATGGCAGCTGTTGAAGGTGAACTGCTTATTTGGATTGGAGCTGACAAGGATATAAAGCAGTTAGAGGCGGTTGCGGCCAGATTTACCGAGGAGTTGGGAGTTCCTACAAAGGTAGAGCTGGTTGACCCAGAGTTGCCAGACAAGTTCCAACGTGCGGCTTCAACCGGTGATGGGCCAGACCTGGTGATGTGGGCCCATGATCGCTTTGGTGAATGGGCTGCCAGTGGCCTTCTGCAACCAGTTGAACCAACATCGGAGTTTATGGCAGGCGTCCTACCAACCGCGTGGGATGCGGTGAGCTTTAACGGTAAGGTGTGGGGATATCCGATTGCGATTGAAGCGATAGGTCTGGTCTACAATAAGGGCCTGATTTCAAAACCTCCTTCAGACTTTTCCGAGCTTGCACATTTGGAACTACCTGATGGTGTAAAACCTATCCTCTGGGATTACACCAACACCTACTTCACGATGCCAATGCTAATGGCAAATGGAGGCTACTCATTTAAAAAAGTCGATGGTGTTTACAACGGCAAAGAGACTGGCGTGAGCAATCAGGGTGCGATTGAAGGAGCGGAAGTGCTGGCGAAGCTCTTTACTGATGGCATCATGCCGGACGGTGTTGATTACGGTGTGATGGATGCTGCCATGGCCCGTGGTGAAGTGGCGATGGTCATCAATGGACCGTGGAGCTGGAAAGCCTATGAAGAAGCAGGCCTGAATATAGGTGTCGCACCTATTCCACAAGTCAACGGAAAGATTTCACCTCCATTCATTGGTGTCTATTCGGTAGCTCTCAATAGTGCGTCTCCAAATGCTGACCTGGCAAGTGAGTTCATTGAGAACTACATGCTGACTGACGAAGGCCTTGCTGTATGGAACAAGAACCGCGCTCTTGGTGCGCTCGCGGATATCTCAGCGAGTGAAGCATTGCACAGCGACAAAATCTCAGCCACTTTGAAGAACGCTTCAACCGGTGTCCCGATGCCGTCAAACCCTGAAATGGGTGCGTTTTGGGCGGCTATGGCACCGGCGCTTGGTAACATCACAACAGGCAAACAAACTCCAGAAGAAGCTCTTAAAGACGCGGCTTCCCGTATTCTTGGAGAATAAGCAAGACTTTGTCGCACCGGGATACTCTCTCGGTGCGACGTAGTTTGATTGCAAAGAAAGTTGCCTCTGATGACCTCTCTTAGCTCTGAAAACACAAACTCAATATCAGGCTTCAAATTGCGACGTCTTTTGCCTGTTGGTTTGTTGATCGCTGTTTTCACAACGCTGTTCTATTCGGCATTCCTTTTGTTTCTTGGAAACCAGCCAGTCGTCGGCCTTCTCGTGCTGGTTGTTGCCGTATGTTTTGGGATAGTGTTCTCAACCAAGCGGCTTTATGCGCATCGTTTCATTCTCCCAGGAATTGCTGCGGTGCTAATCTTTATTGCCTTCCCGGTTGGATACACTGTTTATCTCGGGTTCACGAACTTCAGTTCGTTTAACTTACTCAGCCATGAACGGGTCCGTGAAATCCACCTTGCCAAGAAAATAGTCGATAAGGAAACCTCGAGAGATTTTAGTGTATGGCAGCAAGGCGATACCTACCAACTTTACTTTGCGGGTAAAGAAGACGGCTACCTGAGTGAACCGTTCGAGAAAAATGTAACGCAGCACACCATAAAAGCGGAAGCGGCTCCCATACCGAGCACCGAAAAGTTGAGCATGCGCGACACTATCAAGCTCCGCAAATCTCTTGGAGAGATTTCTATTCAACTGCCAGACGGTGTCATTCTCAAAAACTCAGGTCTAAGAAAGTTCGCTGCCCAGATGCCGGAGTTCCGTGAGACGCCTGAAGGAGTGCTCATCTCAAACTTAGATGGTTCACGGTTATTTCCAAACTCTAAGATTGGATTTTACACCAATGAGATAACTGGGGAGCATGTCTCTCCAGGCTGGCGAGTTAACGTCGGGCTAGCCAACTTTAAGCGGATCTTTCAGTCTGAGGGCATTCGTGCCCCCATGTTCTCTATCTTTCTCTGGACCTGCCTGTTCGCACTGCTTTCTGTTGGGTTGACGTTTATTTTAGGTTTGGCGCTGGCAGTTACTTTGCAATGGCCCCACCTTCGCGGCAAAGCAGTTTACCGCATTCTTTTAATACTTCCCTATGCAGTTCCAGCCTTCATTTCGATCCTGATTTTCCGCGGTCTGTTCAACCAGAATTTTGGTGAGATCAACATGATCCTGAATGCGCTCTTTGGCGTTCGTCCAAGTTGGATGACAAATGGAGGCATGGCGAGAACGATGCTCGTGATTGTCAATGTCTGGCTCGGCTATCCTTATATGATGCTGCTCGCGATGGGCTTTTTGCAGTCTGTACCAGAAGATCACAAAAAGGCTGCAACACTTGAAGGAGCAAGTGCCCTTCTAATTTTCCGCAAAATTACATTTCCGCAAATTCTACCGCCGTTCCTTCCGCTTTTAGTCGCAAGCTTTGCCTTTAACTTCAACAATATCGTGCTTGTTCTTCTCCTGACACGCGGACTGCCAGATATTCCGGGCACGATCATTCCTGCAGGTCAAACGGATATTCTTGGATCGTTTACTTACCGTATCGCTTTCCAAAATGCCGGTCAGGAGTACGGCTTAGCAGGCGCAATCACACTTATCATCTTTGTTATCGTTGCTGCATTGGCCTACGCTAATTTTGTTGCCATGCGTCGCCAAGCAGCTAAGAGGGCAGCGTCATGATCGTAGAGCATCCAAGAAGACTTCAGTTGCAGAAAATCTTTGCTCATGCATTCCTTTTGAGTTTTTTGGCTCTTATCCTCTTTCCCTTCTTAATGGTCATATCAATTAGCTTTCGTGAAGGGAACTTCACAACAGGTTCGATCATTCCAGAAAGCTTGACGCTCGAACACTGGGCACTGGCGCTGGGGTTGGATTACACGCGAACAGATGGAACAGTGGTTGAGCCTGCATTCCCTGTTTTGTTATGGATGTGGAACTCAATCAAAATCGGTTTGATCGCATCTATCGGCGTAGTCACTCTTTCTACGATCTCAGCTTACGCGTTCAGCCGCATTCGTTTCAGAGGTGCGGGGGTAATGCTGGACTCAATGCTGATCATCCAGATGTTTCCAACCACACTGGCTTTAGTAGCTCTCTTCGCAATCTTTGATGGTCTCGGAGAAGTATCGCCTGTGCTCGGTATCGATAGTCATTGGTCGTTGGGCCTCGTGTATCTATCAGGCATCACACTACACGTTTGGACCATCAAGGGGTATTTCGATAATCTGGACCCAGCCATGGACAAGGCAGCGCAGGTTGACGGTGCTACACCATGGCAAACCTTCCGGTTCATCTTCCTGCCATTGGCAGTCCCAATCATCGCTGTCGTCTTTGTCCTGTCGTTCATTGGCATAATCAACGACTACCCCTTAGCATCAATTCTTCTACGCTCTGAGGAGAACCTGACTCTTGCTGTGGGATCGCGGCTGTACCTTAATGAGTTCAAATACCTCTGGGGAGACTTCGCCGCCGCTGCCATCTTATCAGGCTTCCCCATTACGTTAGTTTTTATGATTGCGCAGAAGTACCTTGTAGCAGGCCTCAGCGATGGAGCGGTAAAGGGGTAGATGGCCTAGTTAAAGACAAACAGCAGAAGGTGGCGAAATAGACAATGGTTGAGGGTGAACTCTAGTTGCTGAGTTTGTGATGATCGTTGATTGCCAGCTTATAGTCGTCAGGCTGAGTTGGTTTAGATCCCACAAGAGCTAATGAGAATTTTCGTAGTAGAAAATCTACTTCCACTTGATGGAGCAGCCCATGCTTGGGATCTGATGCTCTGGACCGCGGCCAGTTTTAGCAACCTGACGCATTGCATTGTGCAGCTCAGGTGTGCGGTTGGTTGGGTCGTTGAACCCGGCATCATCCAAACGGCCACGATACTGCAGCTCGCCCTTGTTGTTGAAGCCGAAGAAGTCTGGCGTGCACACCGCATCGTAAGCGCGGCCTATCTCTTGCGTTTCGTCCACCAGATACGGGAACTCAAAACCAAATTCTTTGGCAAACTTTTTCATGAAGCGTGGTGCATCTGCAGGTACATAGCGGTAGTTGTTGGACATGACTGCCAAAACGCCAAAGCCTTCCGCTTTCAGCTGCTTGGTATCTTCTGCCAAACGATCCGCAATAGCCTGCACATATGGGCAATGGTTGCAGATGAAGGCAATGAGCAGGCCATTTTCGCCAATGTGGTCAGACATGGTGAAGCTGGTGCCATCGGCATCTTTGAGCGTGAATTCTGGTGCTTTCCAGCCAAAGTCACAGATTGGTGTGTTCAAAAGCATGGGGGCCTCCCGATGTATCTAATGGAATGAGTGAGTGTATGCGGCCTTACATATGCAAATGACGGGCTGCGCCGAGCCCGTCAGTCACATCAGTGTTTGTGCCGCTTATTTGCCCGGTACCGGGAAGCGCATTAGGTAGAACGGAGCCTTTGCACCATTGACGCCCTGATTGAAGGCCGGGTGCTTGTGAAGCTGGTTTTGAGTGACATAAACATAGCCATCTTTGGCTACATCAAAACCATCTGGCCAGGAAAGGCGCTCGTCTTTGATAAGGACTTCGTACTTGCCAGCGGTAGTCAGGCCAATGGCTGAGTTTTCGATATCAGATACGATCAAGCCACCATTTGGGTTGAAGGTCATGCCGTCGCTTGGTTTTTTCGGACCGTACTCTTCGATGGAACCAGCCAGATCAGTTGCTTTAACAGACGCATCGGCCAATTTCGCAGCTGGAATGCGGAAGATCTGTTCACCGTTCACAGCACCGAAGTAGACCCATTCGCTGTCATCAGAAATAGCAATCGGGTTCAGACCAAAGCGCAATTTGTTGAGAGAGCCATCTTCGCCTTTGGCTGCCATCAGACCACCATCAATCACTACATCACGGTCTGGAGAGATGAACTGCTCAGCAGCTTCCAGCAGGCGGCGGGCTTCACCGGTTTTCAGGTCCACAACCACGATAGCTGGCTTGGACGGACCTGCCAGATTGCCGAGGGTCATGTCTGCGATGTAGATCTGACCGCGCTTTTCATCAATGGCAAAGTCCTGAAGGAAGGAGTTTGCAGCCAGAGCGGATTTGTCGATCTGCAGATCAGCGTGCAGGCTGTTGGTCTCTGAGTTCCAGCCCAGTAGGCGCGGTGCAGAGGCTTCGCTACCCATATCCAGCATCCAGACAACGCCATTGGAATCGGTGTCGATGCCGATTACTGCGGAGAGGCCCAGTTCACCAGCTTCTGGACCATCTGCCCAGTCCTGCGTTGGAAATGGTGCTTTGCTGCCGTCTTTCAGCACTTCAACCACTTTCAGCGCCGGGCCATCCAATGGCTGCATGCTCACAATCATTCGGCCATTCGGAGTTACGGTGATGTTGCCCGGGCGGGTTTCGGTAAAGCTTGCGACTTCTTCCAGCTGAAGCGGCTCACCAGCCACCGCTGCCAGAGAAATAAGAGAAAGTGCAGATGCTGCGAGCACAGATTTCAGCATGAATAAAAATTCCTTATTGATTGTTGATGTTCTATGAGACATATGG
It encodes:
- a CDS encoding carbohydrate porin; translation: MKNALLGTVAALSVLAATAAHAEFEYNQTGYLRIGVGQTEGDKFTAMQLNGAWNKYRLGNESDFYGEYGVGSKYTFENGSALVGGVRAHVAGDNNDLIVDGEFDANVATREFWLGYKGLGEGALSESTVWVGRRFYKRKDIHITDNYYENYSNWDGFGGGLEDVDLGSGKLSVAAFTNGDRNTHTLDARFEGIHLGEDLVGEIGAAYSMTTGDATGDDGAALRLHLQKNNIFGGYMKASLMHGFNAASGFSADGWSDAEDRSITRAQIHGLASITDEVELFYTAWHQLDRNNGDNTNWSSIGIRPQYNVNEDFNLQLELGLDHVQTEDESRTLGKTTFAAAYTFGESGFWARPQLRAFVTYGAWSKAGAVGNTEIFEDKKSGTTYGLQFETWF
- a CDS encoding ABC transporter ATP-binding protein, which produces MATKALNIKNLNKSFGETHVLKDVSVSINKGDFLVLVGPSGCGKSTLLNCIAGLEEISSGILEISGRDVVALSPRERDIAMVFQSYALYPTMSIRENIEFGMKIRSVPKEEINTQVLRVATLLQIEHLLDRRPGQLSGGQRQRVAMGRALVREPALFLFDEPLSNLDAKLRMEMRAEIKQMHAKTGTTIVYVTHDQIEAMTMATNIVVMKDGVIQQVGTPDEIYRHPANTFVADFMGAPPMNLIDVKVDGNSIQFPDDQVIEGIQVPLEAQKNGRAKIGIRPEVFSLGQQLTVKPRIVEHTGADLFLTFDMANEVVTARLPWATIAQDEIGLSIDLNQLRFFSSVNGTAIS
- a CDS encoding substrate-binding domain-containing protein, which gives rise to MATIKDIAKELGISPATVSRALNGFPEVRAETRKLVQETAATLGYKPNQIAQKLVSGRSGMVGMILSLGPAQTSAAGFYEIMAGLSDHLADRDVDLVFHAATATDPVAPYRRFVSKNTLDGFILNAPEENDPRIAFLEEQKIPFVVHGATSDASYAFFDIDNKSVAIDGTNLLADLGHRRIAFLNGPQNHAYAKARAEGYLEVMKQRGITPPEFALQYGSGDENYGYAASLALLTERSDPRPTAILCATTPIAVGVYRAAKDIGLSIPQDVSVLAHDDAIPQFRSINFNPTLSVTRAPFRDACGPLARILCDLLDGTPIKDLQIRQRAELIVRDSTKMLQESERIPWQPKH
- a CDS encoding alpha-glucosidase, with the translated sequence MNENWWRNAIIYQVYPRSFQDTNGDGIGDLKGITSRLDHIASLGVDAVWLSPIFTSPMADMGYDVSDYYDIDPLFGTLQDFDDFVTRSHELGLKVIIDQVLSHSSSKHSWFEESRASRASSKADWYVWADAQPDGMPPNNWLSVFGGSAWEWEPRRKQYYLHNFLADQPDLNLHNEEVQEALLRVLRFWLERGVDGFRLDTVNYYYHDQQLRSNPASIRADREALPDVYGRQEHIFSKNRPENIDFLKKLRTLTDEFEGRMMVGEIGDGGDAATKLMAEYTKGSDRLHLCYSFELLSPNYTASHFRNALESYRLAAPDGTACWSFSNHDVPRHVTRWEENAGSSKELAKQTVAMLMSFEGSIGIYQGEELGQQDTELNYDELTDAQAIRFWPAVKGRDGCRTPMVWEATKQHGGFSSAKPWLPVKDPQLVRAVDAAEASNDSVLHSYRSTIEFRKNNDALLTGSTAFLDLPEPILAFHRMTKDQKLTCVFNLSETARELRVEGAVSLSGPSSATLHNQILTLNPNGFAYLISNQLEGLELIS
- the malE gene encoding maltose/maltodextrin ABC transporter substrate-binding protein MalE, with the protein product MKILRTTLVAAMLATTSSVAMAAVEGELLIWIGADKDIKQLEAVAARFTEELGVPTKVELVDPELPDKFQRAASTGDGPDLVMWAHDRFGEWAASGLLQPVEPTSEFMAGVLPTAWDAVSFNGKVWGYPIAIEAIGLVYNKGLISKPPSDFSELAHLELPDGVKPILWDYTNTYFTMPMLMANGGYSFKKVDGVYNGKETGVSNQGAIEGAEVLAKLFTDGIMPDGVDYGVMDAAMARGEVAMVINGPWSWKAYEEAGLNIGVAPIPQVNGKISPPFIGVYSVALNSASPNADLASEFIENYMLTDEGLAVWNKNRALGALADISASEALHSDKISATLKNASTGVPMPSNPEMGAFWAAMAPALGNITTGKQTPEEALKDAASRILGE
- the malF gene encoding maltose ABC transporter permease MalF; translated protein: MTSLSSENTNSISGFKLRRLLPVGLLIAVFTTLFYSAFLLFLGNQPVVGLLVLVVAVCFGIVFSTKRLYAHRFILPGIAAVLIFIAFPVGYTVYLGFTNFSSFNLLSHERVREIHLAKKIVDKETSRDFSVWQQGDTYQLYFAGKEDGYLSEPFEKNVTQHTIKAEAAPIPSTEKLSMRDTIKLRKSLGEISIQLPDGVILKNSGLRKFAAQMPEFRETPEGVLISNLDGSRLFPNSKIGFYTNEITGEHVSPGWRVNVGLANFKRIFQSEGIRAPMFSIFLWTCLFALLSVGLTFILGLALAVTLQWPHLRGKAVYRILLILPYAVPAFISILIFRGLFNQNFGEINMILNALFGVRPSWMTNGGMARTMLVIVNVWLGYPYMMLLAMGFLQSVPEDHKKAATLEGASALLIFRKITFPQILPPFLPLLVASFAFNFNNIVLVLLLTRGLPDIPGTIIPAGQTDILGSFTYRIAFQNAGQEYGLAGAITLIIFVIVAALAYANFVAMRRQAAKRAAS
- the malG gene encoding maltose ABC transporter permease MalG codes for the protein MIVEHPRRLQLQKIFAHAFLLSFLALILFPFLMVISISFREGNFTTGSIIPESLTLEHWALALGLDYTRTDGTVVEPAFPVLLWMWNSIKIGLIASIGVVTLSTISAYAFSRIRFRGAGVMLDSMLIIQMFPTTLALVALFAIFDGLGEVSPVLGIDSHWSLGLVYLSGITLHVWTIKGYFDNLDPAMDKAAQVDGATPWQTFRFIFLPLAVPIIAVVFVLSFIGIINDYPLASILLRSEENLTLAVGSRLYLNEFKYLWGDFAAAAILSGFPITLVFMIAQKYLVAGLSDGAVKG
- a CDS encoding thioredoxin family protein, translating into MLLNTPICDFGWKAPEFTLKDADGTSFTMSDHIGENGLLIAFICNHCPYVQAIADRLAEDTKQLKAEGFGVLAVMSNNYRYVPADAPRFMKKFAKEFGFEFPYLVDETQEIGRAYDAVCTPDFFGFNNKGELQYRGRLDDAGFNDPTNRTPELHNAMRQVAKTGRGPEHQIPSMGCSIKWK
- a CDS encoding L-dopachrome tautomerase-related protein, whose protein sequence is MLKSVLAASALSLISLAAVAGEPLQLEEVASFTETRPGNITVTPNGRMIVSMQPLDGPALKVVEVLKDGSKAPFPTQDWADGPEAGELGLSAVIGIDTDSNGVVWMLDMGSEASAPRLLGWNSETNSLHADLQIDKSALAANSFLQDFAIDEKRGQIYIADMTLGNLAGPSKPAIVVVDLKTGEARRLLEAAEQFISPDRDVVIDGGLMAAKGEDGSLNKLRFGLNPIAISDDSEWVYFGAVNGEQIFRIPAAKLADASVKATDLAGSIEEYGPKKPSDGMTFNPNGGLIVSDIENSAIGLTTAGKYEVLIKDERLSWPDGFDVAKDGYVYVTQNQLHKHPAFNQGVNGAKAPFYLMRFPVPGK